Proteins found in one Methanospirillum hungatei JF-1 genomic segment:
- a CDS encoding peroxiredoxin, with protein MCYEEECECDGVGFPILGEPAPDFEAVTTHGKLKLSDLKGKWVVLFSHPADFTPVCTTEFIAFSQAEAEFKALNVQLIGLSIDSVHSHLAWVMNVKEKMGVEIPFPIIADLDMNVASKYGMIHPGQSSTAAVRAVFFIDDKGILRAMIYYPLSNGRYIPEIIRLVKALQTTDKAGVATPANWQPGEKVVVPAPATMEDAKVRLSQGYECKDWYLCFKNL; from the coding sequence ATGTGTTATGAAGAAGAGTGCGAATGTGACGGGGTGGGATTTCCCATCCTTGGTGAGCCTGCACCGGATTTTGAAGCGGTAACAACCCATGGAAAATTAAAACTCTCCGACCTGAAGGGGAAATGGGTAGTGCTCTTTTCCCATCCGGCAGACTTTACACCGGTCTGTACTACTGAATTTATTGCATTTTCACAGGCTGAAGCTGAGTTTAAAGCACTCAATGTTCAGCTGATCGGTCTTTCCATCGACAGTGTCCATTCCCACCTGGCATGGGTCATGAATGTCAAGGAAAAGATGGGAGTTGAGATTCCGTTCCCGATTATTGCTGACCTTGATATGAATGTGGCCTCAAAATACGGGATGATCCATCCTGGTCAGAGCTCGACTGCTGCAGTCAGGGCGGTATTCTTCATCGACGACAAGGGTATTTTACGGGCTATGATCTATTATCCCCTCAGCAATGGCCGGTATATTCCCGAGATCATCAGGCTGGTCAAGGCACTTCAGACAACAGATAAGGCTGGCGTTGCTACCCCGGCAAACTGGCAGCCTGGTGAGAAGGTCGTCGTCCCGGCCCCCGCAACCATGGAAGATGCAAAGGTCCGTCTTTCCCAGGGATATGAGTGTAAGGACTGGTATCTCTGCTTTAAAAACCTCTAA